The following is a genomic window from Streptomyces lincolnensis.
GAGCTGGTGTAGGCGCGGGTGGTGCCGGTGACCGCCGAGGTGAGCCGGAGATCGATGTCGCCGCCGGTGAGACGGTCGAGTACGGCCATGACGGCGCCGTCGTTGGCGCAGTGGCCGCCGATGTACTCGGGATACGGGGGTGTGCGCAGGAGCGGTTCCCAGGCGGGGTCGGCCTCGGTGGCGGGGTTGCCGTCGGTGTCGGCGAGACGGATCGCGTGGAGCGGACGCCAGTAGGCGTAACGGAACTTGGCGTTCCAGGTGGTGATCGTCGCGTCGGCCGCCGCGGTGTTGGCGGCCGCGAACAGCCGGGCCGCGTCGACGATGTCGAGCCCGTGCCGGGTGACGTGGTCGGCGTAGGCGCGCTGGAACTGCTGGGGCAGCGGGTCGGAGAAGAATCGGGCCGTCTCGGTCTGCCAGGGGGTCCGCTCGGTGCTGTCCTTGCCGCCGACCGCCCGCACCTCGGCCAGGTCCCGGGCGTACCGCTTGGAGGCCAGCGCGGGCGGCGGGCCCGGCACGAACCGGTCCGGTGAGTCGAAGGTCATCGGCCGCACCCTGCCGAGCCACGGGTTCACGGCGGCGCTGTTGCCGGGCGGGGCGGGGCGCCAGACACCGGGGGCCGGTTCCGGGGCGAACGGCACGTCGGCGCCGCGTCCGTCGTCCTCGCGCAGCTCGATGATCCGGTCGGCGGCGCGGTGCCCGAACCGGACACCCCGCTCCTCGGCCGTCCCGTCGGGGATCCGGTCCAGGGACGCGGCGAGCGCCTTGTCGAGCCGGGCCTCGGAGGCCGGGAAGTAGGTGAGCAGCACCCGGTGCGCGGCGGCCGCCGCCGCGGCCTCGGAGGAGGCGTGGCGCGGCCCGCGCGCGTGCCACTTGTACGGCGTGTAGCGGCCCTCGATGCCGACCACCGCGTTGTAGACGGCGGCCGAGACGAAGCCGTACCAGAGGAAGGGCTCCGCCGTGGGGCGCCGCGCGTCACCGGCGACGACGTCCACCGCCGTGCGGCTCCAGTCGGTGACGACCCGCGCGTCGGGACTCGTCCGCGACGGCTGGTCCTGGGCCGCGGTGCTCGGCGCCGCCCAGGGCAGGGCGCCGAGGGTGAGCGCGGCGAGACCGGCCGCGAGAGTGCGGCGGCGGGTGCGGGACGAGGGTGAGGAGGGTGGTGTGTCCATGCGGCTCTTTCCGGGGGAGGGGGATACGGGTCGGTCAGGGGCCCTGCCGGCCGGGAGTGCGGGGCGCGGGGTCAGGGCCCCGGCGTCACTCACGGCAGTGCGCCGGCGTGCTGTCGGTCGAGCAACGGGGCCAGCAGATCGCCGTGGTCCCGCACGCGGGGCGCGATGTCCGGTGCCTGGAAGTCCAGCCGGGCGGGGTCTCCGCACTCCTCGACCTCCGTCCAGGTCACCGGTGCCGACACCAACGGCCGGGCGCGGGCCCGCAGGGTGTACGGCGTGGCCGTCGTCTTGCGCGCGGCGTTCTGGCTCCAGTCCACGAACACCTTTCCGGGCCTGAGGTTCCGCGTCATCCGGTGCACGACCAACCGGGGCATCGCCCGCTCCGCCTCGACGGCCAGCTGCTTGGCGTACTCCGAAACCTGGTCGGACGAGGCCCCCCGTACGGCCGCCAGCAGGTGCAGCCCCTTCGACCCCGCGGTCTTCGGGTACGCCTCGATGCCGTCCGCCGCCAGCCGCTCGCGCAGCCACAGGGCGACCTCGCAGCACTCGACGACCGTCGCCGGCGCCCCCGGGTCCAGGTCGAGCACCAGCCGGTCGGCCTCGTCGGGCGTGTCCACCAGCCACTGGTGGGTGTGGAACTCGGTGACCAGGTTCGCCGCCCACATCAGGCTCGCCAGGTCCTGCACCAGCACCATCCGGGCCGGCCCCTCCGAGCGGGGCACCTCGGCGGTGGTGACCCAGTCGGGTGTACCGGGCGGGACGTTCTTGGTGAAGAACACCTGGCCGTCGGGGCCGTCGGGATAGCGCAGGAAGGACACCGACCGCCCGCGCAGATGGGGCAGCAGGACCTCGGCGGTGGTCGCGTAGTAGTGCAGCACCTCGCCCTTGGTGAAACCGGTCGCGGGATACAGCACCTTCTCCAGGTTGCTGAGCGCGAGCCGTCGCCCCTCCACCTCTGTGATCGGCGTCATACGATGAGAATTCCAGAGATTCCGTCGAAGACGCGCACAAGTCGTCGCAAACCGATCGAAAGGGTGCTGCACGTGCGATCCATATGGAACGGCGCCATCTCGTTCGGCCTGGTCAGCATTCCGATCAAGCTGGTGAACGCGACCGAGAGCCACTCGATCTCCTTCCGCCAGATCCACACCGAGGACGGCGGCCGCATCCGCTACCGCAAGGTGTGCGAACTGGAGGACCGCGAGGTCACCCAGTCGGAGATCGGCAAGGGCTACGAGGACGCGGACGGCACGATCATCCCGATCACCGACGAGGACCTGGCCCATCTGCCGCTCCCGACGGCCAGGACGATCGAGATCGTGGCCTTCGTGCCGGCCGACCGGATCGACCCGCTCCAGATGGACGCCGCGTACTACCTCGCGGCGGGCGGCGCCCCGGCCGCCAAGCCGTACACCCTGCTGCGCGAGGCCCTCAAGCGCAGCCAGAAGGTCGCCGTCGCCAAGTTCGCGCTGCGCGGCAAGGAACGCCTCGGCATGCTGCGCGTGGTCGGCGACGCGATCGCCCTGCACGGGCTGCTGTGGCCGGACGAGGTCCGTACCCCCGAGGGGGTCGCGCCCGACACGAGCGTCACGATCAACGACAAGGAACTCGACCTCGCGGACGCCCTGATGGACACCCTCGGCGAGATCGAACTGGACGACCTGCACGACGAGTACCGCGAGGCCCTGGAGGAGGTCGTCGCCGCGAAGGCCGCCGGCGAGGTCCCGCCCGAGGCACCCGAACCGGCCCGGGGCGGCAAGGTCCTCGACCTGATGGCGGCGCTGGAGAAAAGCGTGCGCGCGGCCAAGGAGTCGCGGGGCGAGGAGGCCGGGGCGGCGGAGGAGCCCGCCGAGGTCAGACGCCTCCCGGCCCGGAAGTCGGCCCGGGCCACGCCCAAGCAGACGGGCGGCAAGAAGTCGACGGCGTCCGGCGCGGGGGCGAGGAAGACGGCCGCGAAGAAGACGGTGGCGGCCGGGAAGAAGTCGACCGCGAAGAAGACGGCGGCCGCCGGGAAGAAGTCGACCGCGAGGACGACCACCGCGAAGACGACCACCGCGAAGTCGAGTTCCGCGAAGACGGCGACGGGCAAGAAGACCGCGGCCAAGAAGACCGCCGCGAAGAAGACCACGGCCCGCAAACGGACCGCGTGACCTGCGCACCGCGCCGGCTCCTGGCCGCAGCCGCAGGTCTCGTCAGCCGTGTCGTCCCGTCGGTCCGGTGAACCCGTCGCCCGGTGAACCTGCCGGTCCTGGGGACTTGAGGTTGAGGAACCGTCAGTCGAGGACCGTGGCGGACTCGATGACCAGCGTCTCGCCGGGCACGTCCTGGTGGCCGCCCTTGGTGCCGGTGCGGACGGCCTTCATCCGGTCGACGACGTCCTGGCCCTCGGTGACCCGGCCGAAGACGGCGTAACCCCAGCCGCGCATGTCCTTCGACGTGTGGTTGAGGAAGTCGTTGTCCGCAACGTTGATGAAGAACTGGGCGGTCGCCGAGTGCGGGTCGCCGGTGCGCGCCATCGCCACGGTGTACTCGGTGTTCTTCAGCCCGTTGTCGGCCTCGTTCTGGATCGGGGCCTGGGTGGGCTTCTGCTTCATGTCGGCGGTGAAACCACCGCCCTGGACCATGAAGTTGTTGATCACACGGTGGAAGATCGTTCCGTCGTAGTGTCCCGCGCGGACGTACGACAGGAAGTTCTCGGCCGTCTTCGGCGCCTCGGCGTCGTTGAGCTCGAGAACGATCCGGCCGAAGTTCGTGGTCAGCTCGACCCTGGACATGTGAATCGTCCCTTTCTGGTGGGGCTTGGCCGCAGCATCTTGTCACACGGGCGTTGACCAGGCCCGTTGAGCAGGCTCGTCGAGCGAGCCCCGGCGCAGCCCGGGCAGCAGCACCAGTGCCGTCCCCGCCGCCAGCCCCAGCGCGGGCAGCACCGGGAACCGTCCGTCGGGCGCGAACCCGTGCACCGCGAACCGGCTCAGCGCCAGAGCGCTCACCGCGAGTCCGAGCCACACCGCCCAGGCCCCGCGGCGCAGTCCGGGCTCCGGCCGCGTCCGGTCGTAGACCACCCCCAGCCGGCGTTCCACCGGCCGCAGCGCCGCCACGACCCCCGCCAGCACGGCCGCGAGCAGCAGCAGCCATGGCACCCGCAGCCCCCACCACCCCGGGGAGCCGAGCGTGGGCTGCGGTGCGAGGCCGGTGAGGTAGAACGCGGCGGCGAGGACCAGCACCGGCAGCATGTGCCACAGATACAGCGTCATACTCGCGCCGCCGACCGGCCGTACGACCCGCCGGACCCGCTCGCGGTCCAGGAGCCGCCGCACCGCCGGCGCGACCAGCTGACACACCCCCACCTGGGCCACCACCCAGGCCAGCATCGCCACCGAGGGCGGATCGGTGTTGCCGGTCTCCTGCCCGGTCACCCGGATCAGACTGACGGGGTAGGGGCCGAGGGCGACCAGCAGAGCGAAGGCCGCCCCGCCGGAGACGGCCAGCACCCACGGCACGGCGGGCCCGTCCAGCAGCCCGTCCCTCCGGCAGAAACCCAACTGATAGGCCACGCCCCACACCAGGACGTAGTCGAGAACTCCCACCGACGACACGCCCCCGGCGACCACGGCCACGTCGACACCCACGGCGACCGCGCCCATGACCACCGGGACGCCCGGCCCCCAGCGCCGATGTGCCGTGTGCAGCGCGGGAGTCAGGGCGCTGAGCAGGAGGTACACCGGCAGGAACCAGAGCTGCATGGCCATGGCCCAGCCCACCATCGAGAGCGTGTCCGGATCCACGCCGGCACCCGCCGAGATCCCCACGGCGAGCAGCACCAGCCCGCTGTACACCCCGGCCGGCAGCAGCAGCCGCAGCGCCCGCCTCCCCACCCACCCGGCCGCCGTACCGCCCGCGCTCCGGGCCCGCTCCCAGGACCCGGCCGCCGCGTGGCCCCCGGCGAGGAAGAACAGCGGCATGATCTGGAACAGCAGGGTCAGCCCCTGCGTCCAGGGCAGCTCCGCGAGCAACTCCGGTGCCCAGACCCCTCCTTCGGGCCCGTGCTCCAGCGCGGTGATCAGCCAGTGCCCGAACACCACGAGCACGATCGCCCAGGCCCGCAGGAAGTCGACGTACCGGTCTCTGCTCGTCACGAGGTGCCGATCGCTGCTCATACGACGTGATGCTGCCGCCCCGCCCGCGTCGTCGAGCCGAAGAGCCCGGGCCGCAACCAATCCGTGCCCGGTACGACACCGGACCAGCCCGGATGTGCTGCCATCGGGACATGGACACCTCGGAACGCTTGGGCCCCCCGGCCGGCAGCCGGCGCATCCTCATCGTCGCCTACGACGACGCGCAGATCATCGACATCGCCTCGCCCAGCGGCGCGCTGGACATCGCCAACCGGCTCGGCGCGCGGCCGCCGTACGTCATCGAACTGGGCACCCTCGGAGGCCGGGCGGCGCGGAGTTCGGCGGGGATCCGGGTCGGCGCGGGGCGGAAGCTGGAGGCGGTGACGGGGGTCCTGGACACGCTGCTCGTCGTCGGCGGCGTCGGCTGCGAGGAGGCGGCGGCGGACGAGCGATTACTCGTCCAGGTGCGGCGCCTGGCCGAACGCAGCCGCCGGGTGGCCTCCGTGTGCACCGGCGCCTATGTGCTGGCCGCCGCCGGGCTGTTGGACCGCAGACGGGCGACCACCCACTGGCGCTGGGGGGAACGGCTCGCCCGACGGCATCCCGCCGTGGCCGTGGACGTCGGACCGCTGCGCATACGCGACGGCAACGTCTACACCTCCGCCGGTGTCACCAGCGCGCTCGACCTGACGCTCACGCTGATCGAGGACGACCACGGCCCCACCCTGGCCCGGTCCGTCGCCCGCGAACTCGTCACCCACCTGCACCGCCCGGCCGACCAGGCCCAGATCTCCCTGTTCCTGGCCGGACCTCCGCCAGGAGACCGGCTGGTGCTGGACCTGACGGGCCATATCGCCGGGCACCTGGCCGAGGACCTCTCCCCGGCCGCCCTGGCCGCCCGCGTCGGCATCAGCCCCCGCCACCTCACCCGCCTGTTCACCACTCACTTGGGCATCACCCCGGCCCGTGCCGTGCGGGCGGCCCGCACCGACGCCGCCGTCCACATGGTGCGCACCAGCGGCCTGTCCCTCGCCTCGATCGCCCGCCGCTGCGGGTTCGGCTCCCCGGAGACCCTGCGGCAGGCCTTCCTCGACCGCTACGGGATGACGGGGGACAGGATTCGCAGGATGCCGGACACGCCCCCGGTGCGGGACACGCCGAGTCAGAAGACTCCCGTGCCATGAGGCATCCGACGACACGCAGAAACGTCCTGCTCGGTACCGCGGCCGGAGCCGCGCTCGCCGCCACGGCCATGACGGCCATGGCCCCCTCGGCCGCCGCCGCCCCGCGAGGCGGCGCCAAGGGACCGAGGATCGGCATCCTGTTGTACGACGGCTTCAGCATGCTCGACCCGACCGGCCCCACCGAGGTCCTCTCCCGGCTGCCCGACGCCACCGTCACGATGATCGCCGAACGCCGCGGCCCGGTCCGCACGGACACCGGCGACGCGGCTCTCCTCGCCGACCGCTCCCTCAAGGAGGTCGACCGCCTCGACGTGCTGCTCGTGCCGGGCGCCGGTCCCCGCGGCACCGAGGGCGCGATGGGCAACGAGCGCCTCCTGGACTGGATCCGCGCCATCGACCGGCACAGCAACTGGACGACCTCCGTCTGCACGGGCGCGCTCGTCCTGGCGGCGGCCGGTCTGCTCGACGGCCACAAGGCCACCACGCACTGGGCCTCCGCCTCCTACCTCCAGGACCACTTCGACGTGACGTACGTGCCGGAGCGCTATGTGCGGTCCGGGAAGTTCGTCACCTCGGCCGGAGTCTCCGCGGGCGTGGACATGTCCCTCTACCTGGCCTCCCTCCTCACCGACGAGGACACCGCCCGGGCGATCCAGCTCGGCGTGGAGTACGACCCCCACCCGCCCTTCGACTCCGGCAACGCGGCGGAGGCGAGCGACGAACTCAAGCGGCGGGCCCTGGAGCTGCTGGCGGACTCGGAGGCCTCCGGCTCGTAGAGCCCCTGGGGGAAACCCCCTCCACGGTCGGCGGGATGGCCGGATGGTGGCCTGGACCGACCGTCCCTACGGTCATGTCATGAAGCCTCTGAAGCCTTTACGCGAACTCCTGTTGGTCTCCTCGATCTCGGTGGCCCTGGTGGCGGGCGGCATCACGACCGCAGTCGCCCACGACCGGGGCTCCGAGGACCGGGTCTCCGGGAAAACCGCCACCGCGGCGGCCGAGGACACCCACCCCACACACCCGCGGGGACAACTCGTCTCCGTCGACCATCTGCGCACCCTGTCCGCGTCGCAGATCGCGGCCGAACTGAAGAGCGACGACGGCGGAGCCTGGGACACCGGCGCCGTCCGGTACGGCGTGGACACCTACCGCGTGGTGTACCGCACCGTCGATCCGTCCGGCCGCCCCACCACCGCGAGCGGACTCGTCGCCGTACCCCGTGGCGGCGACCGGCACCTGCGGACGGTGTCGTTCACGCACGGCACCGAACTCTTCAAGGCAGACGTCGCCTCGGTCAGCGACGAGGTGTGGTCCCAGGCCCCCGCGCTCACCTACGCCTCGGCCGGATTCGCCGCCGTCCTCCCCGACTACCTCGGCCTCGGCCTGGGCCCCGGCCCGCACCCGTGGATGGACGTCCCCTCCGAGACGACCGCCTCCCTGGACATGCTGCGCGCGGCCCACAGCCTCGCCCCGGCCATCGGACGACACCTGCGCCCCGACGTGTTCGCCACCGGTTTCTCCCAGGGAGCCTCGGCCGCGCTGGGCCTGGCCCGCGCCCTCCAGGACGACGCCGACCCCCGCTTCCGGCTCCGCGCGGTGGCACCGGTCAGCGGCGCGTACGCCTTCCGCGACGCCGCGCTGCCCTCCCTGCTGGCCGGAGAGACGGACCCGAAGGCCGGCGTGATCTACACGGCCCTGACCCTGGTCGCCTTCAACCGCCTGCACCACGTGTACGACGACCCGGCCGAGGTCTTCCGCAAGCCGTACGCCCGGACGATCGAGAGCCTGCTCGACGGCACCCACCCCGGCTCCGAGGTCGTCGCGGGCACCCCGGCGACCGTCGACGGCCTCCTCACCCGGCCTGGCCGCGCCCTGCTCGCCCGTCCCACCGGCGGGCTGGCCGAGGCCCTGCGCCAGACCGACGGCGTGTGCGCCGACTGGACCCCACAGGTCCCGATCCGCCTCTACTACGCCGCCGGCGACGAGCAGGCCGTCACGGCCAACAGCGAGCACTGCCACGCCACCTTCCGCGCCCACGGCGTCCACGCGCCCCTCACCGCCCTGGGCACCCCCACCTACGCCGGCTCCCGCCACCTGGGCTCCCACCAGGCCGGCACCGCCGCCGTGGTCCGCTGGTTCGGCTCCCTCGGGTGACCGGACCGTCGTACCCACGGGGTCACCGCCTGCGTCCCTCGGAGGTCCCCGAGAACACCGGCCGTCAGGAGGAACCGTCCACACGGTTTGCCTGCTGATCCGACACGGGGGACTGGTTTCCGGACGATCTCCGACACCGCGCGCAC
Proteins encoded in this region:
- a CDS encoding vanadium-dependent haloperoxidase; amino-acid sequence: MDTPPSSPSSRTRRRTLAAGLAALTLGALPWAAPSTAAQDQPSRTSPDARVVTDWSRTAVDVVAGDARRPTAEPFLWYGFVSAAVYNAVVGIEGRYTPYKWHARGPRHASSEAAAAAAAHRVLLTYFPASEARLDKALAASLDRIPDGTAEERGVRFGHRAADRIIELREDDGRGADVPFAPEPAPGVWRPAPPGNSAAVNPWLGRVRPMTFDSPDRFVPGPPPALASKRYARDLAEVRAVGGKDSTERTPWQTETARFFSDPLPQQFQRAYADHVTRHGLDIVDAARLFAAANTAAADATITTWNAKFRYAYWRPLHAIRLADTDGNPATEADPAWEPLLRTPPYPEYIGGHCANDGAVMAVLDRLTGGDIDLRLTSAVTGTTRAYTSSADFNRDVIDARVWSGIHFRTADVVGSRVGARIGDRTMDHYFRPSE
- the ligD gene encoding non-homologous end-joining DNA ligase; translation: MTPITEVEGRRLALSNLEKVLYPATGFTKGEVLHYYATTAEVLLPHLRGRSVSFLRYPDGPDGQVFFTKNVPPGTPDWVTTAEVPRSEGPARMVLVQDLASLMWAANLVTEFHTHQWLVDTPDEADRLVLDLDPGAPATVVECCEVALWLRERLAADGIEAYPKTAGSKGLHLLAAVRGASSDQVSEYAKQLAVEAERAMPRLVVHRMTRNLRPGKVFVDWSQNAARKTTATPYTLRARARPLVSAPVTWTEVEECGDPARLDFQAPDIAPRVRDHGDLLAPLLDRQHAGALP
- a CDS encoding peptidylprolyl isomerase; this translates as MSRVELTTNFGRIVLELNDAEAPKTAENFLSYVRAGHYDGTIFHRVINNFMVQGGGFTADMKQKPTQAPIQNEADNGLKNTEYTVAMARTGDPHSATAQFFINVADNDFLNHTSKDMRGWGYAVFGRVTEGQDVVDRMKAVRTGTKGGHQDVPGETLVIESATVLD
- a CDS encoding acyltransferase family protein, with protein sequence MSSDRHLVTSRDRYVDFLRAWAIVLVVFGHWLITALEHGPEGGVWAPELLAELPWTQGLTLLFQIMPLFFLAGGHAAAGSWERARSAGGTAAGWVGRRALRLLLPAGVYSGLVLLAVGISAGAGVDPDTLSMVGWAMAMQLWFLPVYLLLSALTPALHTAHRRWGPGVPVVMGAVAVGVDVAVVAGGVSSVGVLDYVLVWGVAYQLGFCRRDGLLDGPAVPWVLAVSGGAAFALLVALGPYPVSLIRVTGQETGNTDPPSVAMLAWVVAQVGVCQLVAPAVRRLLDRERVRRVVRPVGGASMTLYLWHMLPVLVLAAAFYLTGLAPQPTLGSPGWWGLRVPWLLLLAAVLAGVVAALRPVERRLGVVYDRTRPEPGLRRGAWAVWLGLAVSALALSRFAVHGFAPDGRFPVLPALGLAAGTALVLLPGLRRGSLDEPAQRAWSTPV
- a CDS encoding GlxA family transcriptional regulator, whose product is MLIVAYDDAQIIDIASPSGALDIANRLGARPPYVIELGTLGGRAARSSAGIRVGAGRKLEAVTGVLDTLLVVGGVGCEEAAADERLLVQVRRLAERSRRVASVCTGAYVLAAAGLLDRRRATTHWRWGERLARRHPAVAVDVGPLRIRDGNVYTSAGVTSALDLTLTLIEDDHGPTLARSVARELVTHLHRPADQAQISLFLAGPPPGDRLVLDLTGHIAGHLAEDLSPAALAARVGISPRHLTRLFTTHLGITPARAVRAARTDAAVHMVRTSGLSLASIARRCGFGSPETLRQAFLDRYGMTGDRIRRMPDTPPVRDTPSQKTPVP
- a CDS encoding DJ-1/PfpI family protein translates to MRHPTTRRNVLLGTAAGAALAATAMTAMAPSAAAAPRGGAKGPRIGILLYDGFSMLDPTGPTEVLSRLPDATVTMIAERRGPVRTDTGDAALLADRSLKEVDRLDVLLVPGAGPRGTEGAMGNERLLDWIRAIDRHSNWTTSVCTGALVLAAAGLLDGHKATTHWASASYLQDHFDVTYVPERYVRSGKFVTSAGVSAGVDMSLYLASLLTDEDTARAIQLGVEYDPHPPFDSGNAAEASDELKRRALELLADSEASGS
- a CDS encoding lipase, whose translation is MKPLKPLRELLLVSSISVALVAGGITTAVAHDRGSEDRVSGKTATAAAEDTHPTHPRGQLVSVDHLRTLSASQIAAELKSDDGGAWDTGAVRYGVDTYRVVYRTVDPSGRPTTASGLVAVPRGGDRHLRTVSFTHGTELFKADVASVSDEVWSQAPALTYASAGFAAVLPDYLGLGLGPGPHPWMDVPSETTASLDMLRAAHSLAPAIGRHLRPDVFATGFSQGASAALGLARALQDDADPRFRLRAVAPVSGAYAFRDAALPSLLAGETDPKAGVIYTALTLVAFNRLHHVYDDPAEVFRKPYARTIESLLDGTHPGSEVVAGTPATVDGLLTRPGRALLARPTGGLAEALRQTDGVCADWTPQVPIRLYYAAGDEQAVTANSEHCHATFRAHGVHAPLTALGTPTYAGSRHLGSHQAGTAAVVRWFGSLG